From Scleropages formosus chromosome 1, fSclFor1.1, whole genome shotgun sequence, a single genomic window includes:
- the tmem200a gene encoding transmembrane protein 200A, giving the protein MIATGGVITGLAALKRQDSARSQHHLATAPADATQQRKRAKRKPRADVVVVRGKIRLYSPSGFFLILGVLILMVGIAMAVLGYWPHKDHLLVPGSKLSTNNTQVTRDQGGTVIQFLEQHLHSEKMKMLGPFTMGIGIFIFICANAILHENRDRETKVIHMRDMYSTVIDIHSMRMKENRCMNGAYAGPYGEREVRTYENQCASKLAANTLLTFSGTGSDVRVSCRTSSAEEEESLLSEVKGPSVLLQPGYRERSGSVFGLQPDGGRHKDDRHGVLKKCQTKSIVSSSISAFTLPVIKLNNCVIDEPDIDSITEDSELRREWPGPPSMESLAVPFPDTAKAFKPPGMELTRSNSTEPPSIASSQTSLSPGSVTGRYLSPGAARKDFSSNNSLHMLSAHSKSLDLERSHTTLTVQPEQRKHPSWPRLDRSNSKGYMKLENKEDPMDRLLVPQVTGKRDYTKKEKLLMISRSHNNLSFEHDEFMSTTLKRGTSETRF; this is encoded by the coding sequence ATGATCGCGACCGGCGGAGTCATCACCGGCCTGGCTGCGCTCAAGAGGCAGGACTCGGCCAGGTCCCAGCACCATCTCGCCACGGCCCCAGCGGATGCGACGCAGCAGAGGAAGCGGGCCAAGAGGAAGCCTCGTGCCGATGTGGTCGTGGTGAGGGGGAAGATCCGGCTCTACTCCCCCTCTGGGTTCTTTCTCATCCTCGGTGTGCTGATCCTGATGGTTGGCATAGCCATGGCTGTGCTGGGCTACTGGCCACACAAGGATCACCTCTTGGTGCCAGGCTCAAAGCTCTCCACTAACAACACCCAGGTGACCCGCGACCAGGGGGGAACGGTCATCCAGTTCCTCGAGCAGCACCTGCATTCGGAGAAAATGAAGATGTTAGGACCCTTCACTATGGGCATTGggatcttcatcttcatctgcgCCAACGCCATCCTTCATGAGAACCGAGACCGGGAGACCAAAGTGATCCACATGCGGGATATGTACTCCACTGTGATCGACATCCACAGCATGAGGATGAAGGAGAACAGGTGCATGAACGGGGCCTATGCCGGTCCCTACGGCGAGCGTGAGGTGAGGACGTACGAGAACCAGTGTGCCTCGAAGCTTGCTGCCAATACACTGCTGACCTTTTCGGGCACCGGGAGCGATGTGAGGGTGTCGTGTAGGACCAGCTCcgccgaggaggaggagagcttGCTGAGCGAGGTCAAGGGTCCCTCCGTCCTCCTGCAGCCTGGCTACCGGGAGCGATCGGGATCCGTGTTCGGCTTGCAGCCGGATGGCGGACGTCACAAGGATGACCGGCATGGCGTCCTGAAGAAATGCCAGACGAAGTCTATTGTGTCATCCTCCATCAGCGCCTTCACCCTCCCTGTGATCAAGCTCAACAACTGCGTGATCGACGAGCCAGACATCGACAGCATCACAGAGGACTCCGAGCTCAGGAGGGAGTGGCCGGGGCCGCCATCGATGGAGTCCCTGGCCGTCCCCTTCCCAGACACTGCCAAAGCGTTCAAGCCTCCTGGCATGGAGCTCACCAGGAGCAACTCCACTGAACCCCCCTCCATTGCGTCGTCACAGACTTCTCTGTCCCCAGGGTCGGTCACTGGACGATACCTGTCTCCTGGGGCTGCCAGGAAGGATTTCTCCTCCAACAACTCCCTCCACATGCTCTCGGCCCACTCCAAGTCCCTAGACCTGGAGAGGAGCCACACGACCCTCACGGTCCAGCCAGAGCAGAGGAAGCATCCCAGCTGGCCCAGGCTGGACCGCAGCAACAGCAAAGGGTACATGAAGTTGGAGAACAAAGAGGACCCAATGGACAGGCTTCTGGTTCCGCAGGTCACCGGCAAACGGGATTACACCAAGAAAGAAAAGCTGCTCATGATCTCCAGATCTCACAACAACCTCAGTTTCGAACACGACGAGTTCATGAGTACCACGCTTAAGAGAGGGACCTCGGAAACTCGCTTCTGA